A stretch of the Desulforamulus ferrireducens genome encodes the following:
- a CDS encoding CBS domain-containing protein, whose protein sequence is MEIITTHVNTDLDGLASMVAAQKLYPGAQLIFPGKLSRNVEEFLALHKDTLKHVRNIKDIDINKVKRLIMVDTKSPGRVSKLKELFNRPQVEVHIYDHHPRAEGDVCGKVEVVEPIGAATTLLIERIRAKGLEITPLEATIMMLGIYEDTGCLVFTNTTPRDIRAAAFLLEQGASLAVVADFLGRPLTQDQKALLKKLLVTAEHHHINGTKVLIARGSVDEFVGGLALLTHKLSEIERTDAVFAVVEMEDRIHLVGRCALKEVNCKEIMEHFGGGGHPAAASATIKGKTVDEVAKHLLELIKSMIRPPMTVKDIMSSPVKMVFPETTIEEAGKIMLRYGHTGLPVIKDGKLVGVISRRDVEKATHHGLGHAPVKGYMTVNVVTVNKDMNINDVQDLMIERDIGRLPVVEGDKVIGIVSRTDVLQTLHEGFQGRYSTIYTDKTSTKITNIKPDMQRALPSRIMSLLTKAGQVAERLGYQVYAVGGLVRDVMLKVENLDVDLVVEGNGIEMAYELSKEIGGRVRPHEKFGTAEIVFPDGYWVDVVTARVEYYEYPAALPQVEQSTLRHDLYRRDFTINAMAVALNPNRFGELVDYFNGREDLEIGAIRVLHNLSFIEDPTRILRAVRFEQRYDMAIEPQTMRLIKEAVREKVLSRLSNERMWGELKSILDEADPEHMLDRLDELGVWDYLFPEITFWEVQYVISEMPQALMILRNWGWAEPAEKWLPYFLGILHLTNQETAYQICQRYNLGRRQTDKVLDTIANGRIALKRLSTEGDVPLSELTKIVQTLPREAYPLFLTLLEDKNAIRRFRMVMESVHKNKPVINGKDIRAMGYQPGPMYRRALDAVWRARLDGLVSTREEELEYIRAYLEQNNAPKIQPKQPKPADSQGQPTNPGKQGKKSKGKKK, encoded by the coding sequence TTGGAGATAATTACCACACACGTTAATACCGACCTGGATGGCCTGGCTTCCATGGTAGCAGCCCAAAAGCTTTATCCGGGTGCCCAATTGATTTTTCCTGGAAAACTGTCCCGTAATGTGGAAGAATTTTTAGCCCTGCACAAGGACACCTTGAAACATGTACGTAACATTAAAGACATCGACATTAATAAAGTAAAGCGGCTGATTATGGTAGATACCAAAAGCCCTGGTCGCGTATCGAAATTAAAAGAACTGTTTAATCGTCCCCAGGTGGAGGTACATATCTACGATCACCATCCCAGGGCAGAAGGTGATGTTTGCGGTAAAGTGGAGGTGGTGGAACCCATCGGTGCTGCCACTACCTTGTTAATTGAGCGGATAAGGGCTAAGGGACTGGAAATTACACCGCTGGAAGCTACCATTATGATGTTGGGTATCTATGAAGATACTGGGTGTTTGGTCTTTACCAACACCACACCCAGGGATATTCGGGCTGCTGCCTTCCTGCTGGAGCAGGGGGCCAGTTTAGCAGTGGTGGCTGATTTTTTGGGACGTCCCTTGACCCAGGATCAAAAAGCCTTGCTGAAGAAACTTCTGGTTACTGCGGAGCATCATCATATTAACGGTACCAAGGTGCTCATTGCCCGTGGCAGTGTGGATGAATTTGTTGGCGGCTTAGCGCTTTTGACCCATAAACTATCGGAAATTGAAAGGACCGACGCAGTTTTTGCCGTGGTGGAGATGGAAGATCGGATCCACCTGGTAGGGCGTTGTGCCCTCAAGGAAGTCAACTGTAAAGAAATCATGGAACATTTTGGTGGCGGAGGGCATCCGGCGGCGGCTTCAGCAACCATTAAAGGTAAAACAGTGGATGAAGTGGCTAAACACTTGCTGGAGTTAATCAAGAGTATGATTAGACCTCCCATGACGGTGAAGGATATTATGTCCAGCCCGGTTAAAATGGTGTTCCCGGAGACCACCATTGAAGAAGCGGGTAAAATTATGCTGCGTTATGGGCATACAGGCTTACCGGTGATTAAGGATGGTAAGTTGGTGGGTGTTATTTCCCGGCGGGATGTGGAAAAGGCTACCCACCATGGATTGGGTCATGCGCCGGTTAAAGGATATATGACCGTCAATGTAGTAACAGTTAACAAAGACATGAATATCAATGATGTGCAAGATTTAATGATAGAAAGGGATATCGGCAGATTACCGGTGGTGGAGGGAGACAAGGTTATTGGTATAGTTTCCCGTACCGATGTATTACAAACCTTACATGAAGGTTTCCAGGGGCGTTATTCCACCATCTACACAGATAAAACCAGTACGAAAATCACCAATATTAAGCCGGATATGCAGCGGGCACTGCCAAGCCGCATTATGAGTCTGTTAACCAAAGCAGGTCAAGTGGCCGAGCGGTTAGGCTACCAAGTTTATGCGGTGGGTGGTTTGGTTCGGGATGTTATGCTGAAAGTAGAAAATCTCGATGTCGATCTGGTGGTGGAAGGTAATGGCATCGAAATGGCTTATGAACTTTCCAAAGAGATTGGCGGACGAGTTCGACCCCATGAAAAATTTGGTACGGCAGAAATTGTCTTTCCCGATGGTTACTGGGTGGATGTAGTAACGGCCAGGGTGGAGTACTATGAATACCCGGCAGCTTTACCCCAGGTGGAGCAATCTACCCTCAGACATGACTTATATCGCCGGGACTTTACCATCAATGCCATGGCCGTGGCCTTAAACCCCAACCGATTTGGTGAATTGGTGGATTACTTTAACGGGCGCGAGGATTTGGAAATCGGCGCTATCCGTGTACTCCATAATTTAAGCTTCATTGAGGATCCTACCCGCATCCTACGGGCGGTTCGCTTTGAGCAACGTTACGATATGGCAATTGAACCACAAACGATGCGTCTGATTAAAGAAGCTGTGCGGGAAAAGGTGCTCTCTCGACTCAGCAATGAGCGTATGTGGGGTGAACTAAAAAGTATTTTAGATGAAGCAGACCCGGAACATATGCTGGATCGCTTAGATGAACTGGGGGTTTGGGATTACCTCTTCCCGGAGATTACCTTCTGGGAGGTACAATATGTAATCAGCGAAATGCCCCAGGCCTTAATGATTTTACGCAACTGGGGTTGGGCTGAACCAGCGGAAAAATGGTTACCATATTTTCTAGGTATTCTCCACCTCACCAATCAGGAGACCGCCTACCAGATATGCCAACGTTATAATTTGGGGCGGCGGCAAACAGATAAAGTGTTAGATACCATTGCCAATGGTCGGATAGCCCTCAAGAGGCTTTCCACCGAAGGGGATGTGCCTCTCTCGGAATTAACGAAAATTGTGCAAACCTTGCCCCGGGAGGCTTATCCACTCTTCTTAACTCTCTTGGAAGATAAAAATGCCATTCGCCGTTTCCGCATGGTGATGGAATCTGTTCATAAAAATAAACCGGTGATCAATGGTAAAGATATTCGGGCCATGGGTTACCAGCCAGGGCCTATGTACCGGCGGGCCTTAGATGCTGTTTGGCGGGCTCGGTTAGACGGTTTGGTATCCACCAGGGAAGAAGAACTGGAGTATATACGTGCTTATTTAGAACAAAACAATGCACCCAAAATTCAGCCGAAGCAACCAAAGCCAGCGGATAGTCAGGGGCAACCAACTAACCCTGGCAAGCAGGGGAAAAAGTCGAAAGGAAAGAAAAAGTAA
- a CDS encoding spore maturation protein, with protein sequence MYELINQISRWAIPTMLLVIPLLAFIRKVPVFETFVEGAEAGFSTAIKTIPFLTAMLVAVSIFRASGAMELLASWLSPVLSMIGIPADILPHAVMRPLSGGAALGIATEIIKTHGPDSFIGRLVSTMQGSSDTTFYVLTLYFGSVGIRKYRYAVASGLAADFTTLIASIIICNLMF encoded by the coding sequence GTGTATGAACTGATCAACCAGATATCCCGTTGGGCCATACCCACTATGCTGCTGGTAATTCCCTTGTTAGCCTTTATCCGAAAGGTACCGGTCTTTGAAACCTTTGTGGAAGGTGCAGAAGCCGGTTTTTCTACTGCTATTAAGACTATCCCCTTTCTCACGGCTATGCTGGTGGCGGTTAGCATATTTCGTGCCTCCGGTGCCATGGAGTTGCTGGCTTCTTGGTTATCCCCGGTACTGAGCATGATTGGCATTCCGGCAGACATCTTACCCCACGCTGTGATGCGTCCCCTGTCCGGTGGGGCAGCTTTGGGTATTGCCACAGAAATTATTAAAACCCACGGGCCGGATAGTTTTATTGGGCGGCTGGTTTCCACCATGCAGGGAAGCAGTGATACCACCTTTTATGTCTTAACCCTTTACTTTGGCTCGGTGGGCATTAGGAAATACCGCTATGCTGTGGCTTCTGGCCTGGCAGCGGATTTTACCACATTAATCGCCTCTATTATCATTTGCAATCTGATGTTTTAG
- the ytfJ gene encoding GerW family sporulation protein — protein MAEHPIEGLMKTAMESIKEMVDVNTVVGDPVETPDGSVIIPISRVACGFAAGGGEYGMGRGKEGESSGGPFGGGSGAGVSVQPMGFLVVGNGQIRLLPVADNHALYDRLIDAAPQMLNQIQSMFNRCGNKSESKGTNGTQPIV, from the coding sequence TTGGCAGAACATCCGATTGAAGGTTTAATGAAAACTGCCATGGAGAGCATCAAAGAAATGGTTGATGTTAATACAGTGGTAGGTGATCCCGTAGAAACCCCTGATGGCAGTGTAATTATTCCGATTTCCCGAGTAGCCTGTGGTTTTGCCGCCGGTGGTGGTGAATACGGTATGGGTAGAGGTAAAGAAGGTGAGTCCAGTGGCGGACCCTTTGGCGGCGGTAGTGGTGCAGGGGTCTCGGTGCAGCCCATGGGGTTTTTGGTAGTTGGCAATGGCCAGATCAGGCTGCTCCCTGTGGCTGATAATCATGCGCTTTATGACCGTTTAATCGATGCAGCACCTCAAATGCTTAATCAGATACAAAGCATGTTTAACCGCTGTGGCAATAAAAGTGAGTCCAAGGGAACCAACGGCACACAACCAATTGTCTAA
- the scpB gene encoding SMC-Scp complex subunit ScpB, with protein sequence MAVLFKEQTKAALETLLFVASEPLTVQTLARIVEADLDDVTELLQELAEEYEKRPGGLKIMETAGTWQMSTKPEYAPYVERLYRKSATGLSRAAVETLAIIAYRQPITKTELELIRGVKVDSPISTLLEKNLIEEKGRREGPGRPILFGTTREFLKHFGLKDLSELPPLEEFLVEELEQAEE encoded by the coding sequence TTGGCGGTTTTATTTAAAGAACAAACTAAAGCGGCTTTGGAAACACTTTTGTTCGTGGCCAGTGAACCACTGACGGTGCAAACCCTGGCCCGTATTGTCGAAGCGGATTTAGATGATGTAACAGAATTACTGCAGGAGTTAGCTGAGGAATATGAGAAAAGGCCCGGTGGACTGAAAATTATGGAAACCGCCGGCACCTGGCAAATGTCTACCAAGCCGGAGTATGCACCCTATGTGGAGAGATTGTACCGCAAAAGTGCTACCGGTCTTTCCCGGGCGGCGGTGGAGACCTTAGCTATTATAGCCTACAGGCAACCCATAACCAAAACCGAACTGGAATTAATCAGGGGTGTCAAGGTAGATTCTCCCATCAGTACCTTGCTGGAAAAAAATTTGATTGAAGAAAAGGGTAGACGGGAAGGGCCGGGTCGCCCTATTCTCTTTGGTACTACCCGGGAATTTCTTAAGCATTTTGGCCTCAAGGATCTTAGCGAGCTTCCCCCCTTGGAGGAATTCCTGGTGGAAGAGCTGGAACAGGCGGAAGAATAG
- the trpS gene encoding tryptophan--tRNA ligase, giving the protein MATKGVILSGMRPTGRLHLGHHSVLNNWVRLQEEYKCFFMVADWHAITTGWEEAKEVHPNTLEMVADWIATGLDPEKSVIFRQSSILEHAELHLLFSMITPLSWLERVPTYKDQIQKLGELGKDINTYGFLGYPLLQAADILIYKADGVPVGEDQLPHIELTREVARRFNYQFKPVFPEPKGIVNKEVAVLPGIDGAKMSKSYHNYISIGAQVDEIKNNVNKMVTDPARIRKTDPGNPQVCVVHKFHRIYNAGVLEEIETQCKAGAIGCVACKKQLAGSLETQLAPIRERREQALAKKGYIEEILRAGDEKARAVARQTMEEVRAAIFG; this is encoded by the coding sequence ATGGCAACCAAAGGAGTAATTTTAAGCGGCATGAGACCCACCGGTCGGCTGCACCTGGGCCACCACAGTGTACTCAATAACTGGGTTCGTTTACAGGAAGAATATAAATGTTTCTTTATGGTGGCCGATTGGCATGCCATTACCACCGGTTGGGAGGAAGCCAAGGAAGTTCATCCGAACACTTTGGAAATGGTAGCGGATTGGATAGCCACAGGCTTAGATCCGGAGAAGAGTGTGATCTTTCGTCAATCCAGCATACTGGAACATGCGGAATTGCACCTATTGTTTTCTATGATTACCCCCCTGTCCTGGCTGGAAAGGGTACCTACCTATAAGGATCAAATTCAAAAATTAGGGGAACTGGGTAAAGATATTAACACCTATGGTTTTCTTGGTTATCCTCTGTTGCAGGCAGCAGATATTTTGATTTATAAGGCCGATGGCGTGCCGGTGGGAGAAGATCAACTGCCGCACATTGAGTTAACCAGGGAAGTGGCCCGTCGGTTTAATTATCAGTTTAAACCGGTTTTTCCTGAGCCCAAGGGGATTGTCAATAAAGAAGTGGCTGTTTTACCTGGCATTGATGGGGCGAAAATGAGCAAAAGCTATCATAACTATATTTCCATTGGTGCCCAGGTGGATGAGATAAAAAATAATGTTAACAAAATGGTCACTGATCCTGCTCGCATTCGCAAGACCGACCCGGGTAATCCGCAGGTTTGTGTGGTCCATAAATTCCACCGTATCTACAACGCCGGCGTATTGGAGGAGATTGAAACCCAGTGTAAAGCAGGTGCCATTGGTTGTGTGGCTTGCAAGAAACAGTTAGCCGGTTCTTTAGAGACACAATTAGCGCCTATCAGAGAACGCCGGGAACAAGCTTTAGCTAAAAAGGGATATATTGAAGAAATTCTCCGAGCTGGGGATGAAAAAGCCCGTGCTGTGGCCAGACAAACCATGGAAGAAGTAAGGGCAGCTATTTTTGGCTAG
- a CDS encoding segregation and condensation protein A, producing the protein MSYAVKLATFEGPMDLLLHLIDKDQINIYDIPIAEITAQYLAYIEEMQNLDLDVASEFLVMAATLVSIKARMLLPRVPKGQGNVEEEGPDPREELVQRLLEYKKFKEVAAYLKSQERQAGRVYTRNNSLELYQHLFTPQDPLRGVTLDLLLASLRQVLKRASTGLTIPGEITREEVQVPEKMRQLLTLLVLHPQGMSFSKMFSKDSTRSEMIVTFLAVLELLKAGQISVEQRDPFSDIIISRRTQELTEEA; encoded by the coding sequence ATGTCCTATGCGGTAAAACTAGCTACTTTTGAAGGCCCCATGGACTTACTGCTGCACTTAATTGATAAAGACCAAATTAATATTTACGATATTCCCATTGCGGAAATTACCGCCCAATACCTGGCCTATATTGAAGAAATGCAGAATCTTGATCTGGATGTGGCCAGCGAATTCTTAGTGATGGCAGCCACTTTAGTGTCTATTAAAGCCCGGATGCTGTTACCCCGTGTCCCTAAGGGGCAGGGTAATGTGGAGGAAGAAGGTCCGGATCCCCGGGAGGAATTGGTTCAAAGGTTGTTGGAATACAAAAAATTTAAAGAGGTAGCAGCCTATTTAAAGAGCCAAGAGAGACAGGCTGGTAGGGTCTACACCAGAAACAATTCCCTGGAACTCTACCAACATCTCTTTACCCCCCAGGACCCCCTCCGGGGAGTTACCTTGGATTTATTACTGGCATCCTTACGGCAGGTTCTCAAGAGGGCCAGCACCGGCCTGACCATCCCCGGTGAAATCACCAGGGAAGAAGTACAAGTACCAGAGAAGATGCGACAACTGCTAACCTTGCTGGTGCTCCACCCTCAGGGCATGAGCTTCAGCAAAATGTTTTCTAAAGACAGCACTCGCTCAGAAATGATTGTAACTTTCTTAGCTGTGTTGGAACTGTTAAAAGCGGGTCAGATTTCGGTGGAGCAAAGGGATCCTTTTAGTGATATTATCATTTCCCGTCGCACTCAGGAATTAACTGAGGAGGCATAG
- a CDS encoding site-2 protease family protein → MIILLALPLHEFGHALVAYKLGDNTAYREGRLTLNPIKHLDPLGTLMIFFGPIGWAKPVPVNPFYFNDRKRGMMLVSLAGPGANLLLALLGAVLLGLFNSSPLVQYFLYYFMVINVYLAVFNLLPIPTLDGSKILAGLLPGSQTWLYNLERYAIPILLLLIVFGLLTPIISFFAKPLIQLFYAIARLVSIL, encoded by the coding sequence ATGATCATATTACTGGCTTTACCCCTCCATGAATTTGGTCATGCCCTGGTTGCCTATAAATTGGGAGATAATACAGCCTATCGGGAGGGCAGACTTACTTTAAACCCTATTAAGCATTTGGATCCCTTGGGAACCCTGATGATTTTCTTCGGTCCCATTGGCTGGGCTAAACCGGTTCCTGTGAATCCCTTTTATTTTAATGACCGTAAGCGGGGGATGATGCTGGTATCCCTGGCAGGCCCGGGAGCCAATTTGCTGTTAGCTCTATTAGGGGCAGTTTTACTGGGTCTATTTAATAGCTCACCCCTTGTCCAGTATTTTCTGTACTACTTTATGGTGATTAATGTCTATTTGGCTGTTTTTAATTTGCTGCCCATACCCACGCTGGACGGCTCCAAAATATTAGCCGGCCTGCTGCCCGGCAGTCAAACTTGGTTATATAACTTAGAAAGATATGCCATTCCCATCCTGCTGTTGTTGATAGTATTCGGTTTATTAACACCCATTATTTCTTTCTTTGCTAAACCTCTTATTCAACTGTTTTATGCCATAGCTAGATTGGTATCAATACTATAA
- a CDS encoding DUF2953 domain-containing protein yields MLKQKLTSVSLITRTELETGGIDSKELRGQSREYKVDSLRDIQHIIEHLPYLKMIIIDFSQFLRHLRLERFVWRIGIGTPDAAATGILSGIVWALMGNVTSFFYQQIAAGWAAPELKVEPNFKKEGFTTSLDCIFKIRVGNIMVTGLKLLKKKVLRRGVKNLGRTSD; encoded by the coding sequence ATGCTCAAACAAAAACTAACCAGTGTTTCCTTAATAACTCGTACAGAACTGGAAACAGGTGGTATAGACTCTAAAGAATTGCGGGGGCAGTCAAGGGAATACAAGGTGGATAGCCTGCGGGATATCCAGCATATTATTGAACATTTACCCTACTTAAAAATGATTATTATCGACTTCAGTCAATTCCTGAGACATTTGAGGTTGGAACGTTTTGTTTGGCGCATCGGCATTGGTACCCCGGATGCTGCTGCCACAGGTATATTAAGTGGCATTGTCTGGGCGCTTATGGGGAACGTTACGTCTTTTTTTTATCAACAAATTGCTGCCGGTTGGGCTGCACCGGAACTTAAGGTGGAACCCAATTTTAAAAAAGAAGGCTTTACAACCTCCCTGGACTGCATATTTAAAATTCGAGTTGGTAATATTATGGTTACAGGTTTGAAATTATTGAAAAAAAAGGTATTAAGACGGGGGGTGAAAAACCTTGGCAGAACATCCGATTGA
- a CDS encoding ATP-binding protein gives MIDRLISIPRLNQSLLYEKWERFINGETIEEDSVFVETVRGWQRSKEFGIDPHRLSLEPLSEEELSVRRAKLEELFSLWEPHIQTIKRTVSTHSLAFHIIFADHDGYILHVHSDNQLNWDVPFRPGVCFSERCVGNNAIGSVLHTGVPLSVIGVEHFAKDLHQWTSVGAPIQDEQGNILAVVQVSVPCGMESPYTFSITVAAAKAVEARLIQMQMAKQLQTIKNNLSQLVQQSEIIFNAMSQGVFIINKDCVVTFFNKAAEKIWGVPASEVVGKRFDCLSAPKCPLKESLLVRTIKEQKTFTNMECTCKNGHQQDINLLVNTNLFWDDNNNVAGAIGIYTDVTLMRRQEARIQEQKKLAMVGQMAAGVAHEIRNPLTSVRGFAQLIREKVGMDNSELREYMEIMIQEIDQADSFINNFLQLAKPKPPHMQQCSLNDVITQFIRIFESQAFLQGVKIITQLQELPPIIIDKDQIKQVLLNLCQNALQAMELGGTITITTEHLVEEEEIRLRVTDNGQGVSPENIEKLGIPFYTTKDTGTGLGLSITYAIIDRHQGRIEVASQLGEGTTFSIYLPLDKQF, from the coding sequence ATGATTGATAGATTAATATCCATCCCCCGGTTAAACCAATCGCTGTTATATGAAAAATGGGAAAGATTTATTAATGGCGAAACCATTGAAGAAGATAGTGTTTTTGTGGAAACTGTGAGGGGTTGGCAAAGATCCAAGGAGTTCGGGATAGATCCTCATCGGCTATCCTTAGAACCGTTATCGGAGGAAGAACTGTCGGTCAGAAGGGCAAAGCTGGAGGAGCTGTTTTCCCTCTGGGAGCCTCACATACAAACTATTAAACGGACAGTAAGTACCCACAGTTTAGCTTTTCATATTATTTTTGCTGACCATGACGGTTACATACTCCATGTACATAGCGACAATCAACTGAACTGGGATGTTCCTTTCAGGCCAGGGGTTTGCTTTTCTGAAAGGTGTGTGGGTAACAATGCCATTGGTTCAGTATTGCACACCGGTGTCCCTCTGTCTGTGATTGGGGTGGAGCACTTTGCCAAAGACTTACACCAATGGACATCAGTGGGTGCTCCCATACAGGACGAGCAAGGCAACATCCTTGCTGTTGTACAGGTAAGTGTACCCTGCGGCATGGAAAGCCCCTACACCTTTAGCATCACTGTGGCAGCCGCCAAAGCTGTGGAAGCCAGGCTTATTCAAATGCAAATGGCCAAGCAATTGCAAACAATTAAAAATAATTTAAGTCAATTAGTTCAACAAAGTGAAATTATCTTTAATGCCATGTCCCAGGGAGTCTTTATTATCAATAAAGACTGTGTAGTTACCTTTTTTAATAAAGCAGCGGAAAAAATATGGGGTGTTCCAGCCAGTGAGGTAGTTGGCAAAAGGTTTGACTGCCTGAGTGCTCCCAAATGTCCACTTAAGGAATCTTTACTGGTCCGTACTATTAAGGAACAAAAAACCTTTACCAACATGGAGTGTACTTGCAAAAATGGTCATCAACAGGATATTAACCTGTTAGTTAATACCAATTTATTTTGGGATGATAATAATAATGTGGCCGGAGCCATTGGCATCTACACCGATGTAACCTTAATGCGCAGGCAGGAAGCACGCATCCAGGAACAAAAAAAATTAGCTATGGTAGGTCAGATGGCAGCAGGTGTGGCACATGAAATTCGCAATCCCCTGACCTCTGTAAGAGGGTTTGCCCAACTGATACGTGAAAAAGTAGGGATGGATAATAGCGAATTAAGAGAATATATGGAGATTATGATTCAAGAAATTGATCAGGCGGATAGCTTTATTAATAATTTTCTTCAATTAGCCAAGCCTAAACCACCTCATATGCAACAGTGTTCTTTAAATGATGTGATTACACAATTTATCCGTATTTTTGAGTCCCAGGCTTTTTTGCAGGGAGTAAAGATAATTACCCAATTACAGGAGTTACCCCCCATTATTATAGATAAAGATCAAATCAAACAGGTTCTCTTAAACCTCTGTCAGAATGCTCTGCAGGCCATGGAATTGGGAGGGACTATTACCATAACAACGGAGCATTTGGTTGAGGAAGAGGAGATTCGTCTAAGAGTAACGGACAATGGACAGGGTGTATCCCCGGAGAATATTGAAAAATTGGGCATCCCCTTTTATACCACCAAAGACACAGGTACCGGCCTGGGACTATCGATTACCTATGCCATCATAGACAGGCATCAGGGACGCATTGAGGTAGCCAGTCAGCTGGGGGAAGGTACAACTTTCTCCATTTACCTGCCGCTGGACAAACAGTTCTAA
- a CDS encoding Gmad2 immunoglobulin-like domain-containing protein, protein MRKIAWLLCLGLLCSIPLGCSAAKKPEPEAKPETIVVPDVSRLSFETIDYDQSPEIVQSLAQTLKDKHFATWTTVNDRNYVVISQKNLPAGSGIQVTEIERRIPANDFDWINVKLRYMSSVPNLPTGEKVNTDKPLVVAFSIDRPVKALGFEIEKENAPARTPVTPTAPTTPQGANNETAEKGIRLDTPKPGQQIKGPLEVSGTANGVQGTVRVRLKNAAGVTLAEKPVSLQNGKFTTVLSFSAPLKEERGTVEVFILGEGGVEKDMVAVPVTLLPSTITEPETPGAP, encoded by the coding sequence ATGCGTAAGATTGCTTGGCTTTTATGTTTAGGATTATTGTGTTCTATACCCTTGGGCTGTTCCGCTGCTAAAAAGCCCGAACCGGAAGCAAAACCTGAAACCATTGTTGTGCCGGATGTTTCCCGCTTGTCCTTTGAAACCATAGATTACGATCAATCTCCGGAAATTGTGCAAAGTTTGGCCCAAACCCTTAAAGATAAGCACTTTGCCACCTGGACCACCGTCAATGACCGTAATTATGTGGTGATAAGTCAGAAAAACCTACCCGCCGGCAGTGGTATACAAGTTACCGAAATTGAACGTCGGATACCAGCCAATGATTTTGATTGGATTAATGTGAAACTGCGGTATATGTCCTCGGTTCCCAATCTGCCCACGGGAGAGAAGGTTAATACAGACAAACCACTGGTGGTAGCTTTTAGCATTGATCGACCGGTTAAAGCTCTTGGTTTTGAGATAGAAAAGGAAAATGCCCCGGCTAGGACACCTGTAACCCCCACGGCACCGACAACTCCTCAAGGTGCTAATAACGAAACGGCAGAGAAGGGCATAAGGTTGGATACACCTAAACCTGGTCAACAAATAAAAGGACCGTTGGAGGTATCCGGTACTGCCAATGGAGTTCAGGGTACAGTAAGGGTTCGTCTGAAGAACGCTGCAGGCGTAACCCTGGCGGAGAAACCCGTATCTCTGCAAAATGGTAAATTTACTACTGTTCTTAGCTTTAGTGCACCGCTCAAAGAAGAAAGGGGTACCGTAGAAGTCTTTATATTGGGTGAAGGCGGTGTGGAGAAGGATATGGTTGCGGTGCCGGTGACTCTATTGCCCAGCACCATCACTGAACCGGAAACACCCGGAGCTCCGTAG
- a CDS encoding nucleoside recognition domain-containing protein has product MVNYVWLFMMVFGILVAGFQGNIEVVTKAALDGAQVAVKTSLSLIAIITFWLGIMKLAEAAGLVRALAKLVRPITAFLFPSVPKDHPAMGAIVMNLSANILGLGNAATPMGLIAMQELQKLNPKKDTASDAMCTFLAINTGCITLIPTTIIGIRVLYGSQNPTEIVGTTVFATCCGMLVAILADRLLRSLYRNRW; this is encoded by the coding sequence ATGGTAAACTATGTTTGGTTATTTATGATGGTTTTTGGTATACTGGTAGCTGGTTTCCAGGGCAACATAGAAGTTGTAACCAAGGCTGCCTTAGACGGTGCCCAAGTGGCTGTTAAAACGTCACTGAGCTTAATTGCTATCATTACCTTTTGGCTGGGCATTATGAAATTGGCAGAGGCCGCTGGCCTGGTACGGGCATTGGCCAAATTGGTTAGGCCGATTACGGCCTTTTTATTTCCCAGTGTACCTAAGGATCACCCGGCTATGGGTGCCATTGTCATGAATCTCAGTGCTAATATTCTTGGCCTGGGCAATGCAGCCACTCCCATGGGCTTAATCGCCATGCAGGAGTTACAAAAGCTAAATCCCAAAAAGGATACCGCTTCAGATGCCATGTGCACCTTTTTAGCCATCAATACAGGCTGTATCACCTTAATACCTACCACCATCATTGGCATTCGTGTCTTATATGGCAGCCAGAACCCTACAGAAATAGTGGGAACCACGGTGTTTGCCACTTGCTGTGGTATGCTGGTAGCCATTTTGGCAGACAGGCTGCTGCGCAGCTTGTATCGGAACAGGTGGTGA